A genomic segment from Gadus morhua chromosome 4, gadMor3.0, whole genome shotgun sequence encodes:
- the LOC115541368 gene encoding uncharacterized protein LOC115541368 has product MEFESEVMNAYMQLLVRDFNAKSTDRAMAIDTFEMSNIWKRKQPKVKLDPHMYKYILGIINENHHWKLTVMIPSQKKALLLDPLGESSTDINRCKDVTRAFMRLRGINVSRWGCDTVPHPRQTDSTSCGPFVLKFAECILKGENCKFNTSRKGVGEMRRAIATALLENTDDLTEVCHQCGQTDNPETDEDVQWISCERCQRWYHQSCAKHMMESPHLCLACNTDRTARRERALAR; this is encoded by the exons ATGGAGTTTGAGAGTGAG gTCATGAATGCCTACATGCAGCTACTGGTGCGAGACTTTAATGCGAAGTCAACCGACAGGGCTATGGCAATAGACACATTTGAGATGTCCAACATATGGAAAAGGAAACAACCAAAAGTGAAG CTGGATCCACACATGTACAAGTACATCCTTGGGATCATCAATGAGAACCACCACTGGAAACTCACT gtcaTGATCCCATCACAAAAAAAGGCTCTCTTACTCGATCCTCTTGGGGAATCCAGTACCGACATAAATAGGTGCAAAGATGTAACAAG AGCCTTCATGAGACTTAGGGGGATCAATGTGTCCAGATGGGGATGCGACACAGTCCCACACCCTCGTCAGACTGACAGTACCTCCTGCGGGCCCTTTGTATTGAAA TTTGCTGAATGTATCCTTAaaggtgaaaactgcaaattcAATACATCAAGAAAAGGTGTAGGGGAAATGCGAAGGGCAATCGCAACTGCTCTCCTTGAGAATACTG ATGACCTGACTGAGGTATGCCACCaatgtggacagacagacaatccaGAAACAGACGAGGACGTACAATGG ATTTCCTGTGAACGGTGCCAACGCTGGTATCATCAGAGCTGTGCAAAACATATGATGGAATCGCCACACCTCTGTCTAGCCTGTAACACAGACAGGacagccaggagagagagggcactgGCACGCTAG